A window from Barnesiella propionica encodes these proteins:
- a CDS encoding O-antigen translocase yields MEKTEDIRNYRRIVKATGLFGGVQVINILCSLVKTKLIAVWLGAEGVGLIGLYNTTVDMMTSLTGLGLRNSSVRDITHAVKSGDERKIQETKLVVRRWSWFVGLLGSVVLLTLAPCLSRWTFGNDKYMWGFVILSCTMLLKALTDGEQAILQGSKRLKKLARCSVWGAVAGTVFSLPLYYFFGLDGIVPSLVLYAVSLWTATFLSRDKEPMRSVESLSYKETWQKGRTMASLGIFMTVSGFVTTLFSYLFITYLNYRGGTADVGYYQAGYTLVTRYVGLIFTAMGMEYYPRLSAVSEDKETLSKYVSQQAEISLLILAPLVCMFLICREWIIHLLYTSQFVIIEGYLSWAILGTLFKAVSWSLGFILLAKGVGKLFLITEILSNLTLFALNLGGYHFLGLTGIGISYMAGYFIYMTGMYILCRMKYGIRFNRSFRSVFIIILVLCLGTFISYMFRLNWLMMGITIFVCLYSMIYLKKKIL; encoded by the coding sequence ATGGAGAAAACGGAAGACATAAGAAATTATCGGCGTATAGTGAAAGCGACCGGATTATTCGGAGGCGTTCAGGTCATTAATATTTTATGTTCGCTCGTTAAGACCAAATTGATTGCAGTTTGGCTTGGAGCCGAAGGCGTCGGGCTCATCGGATTATACAATACGACGGTGGATATGATGACTTCTCTTACGGGCCTCGGATTAAGGAACAGTTCGGTAAGAGATATTACGCATGCTGTGAAATCGGGGGATGAAAGAAAAATTCAGGAAACTAAATTAGTGGTTCGTCGTTGGTCCTGGTTCGTCGGATTATTGGGTTCGGTTGTTTTACTGACTTTGGCGCCTTGTCTCAGCCGCTGGACTTTTGGTAATGACAAATATATGTGGGGATTTGTTATCCTTTCGTGTACGATGTTGTTGAAAGCTTTAACCGATGGAGAGCAGGCTATTTTACAAGGGAGTAAACGACTTAAGAAACTTGCCCGATGTTCGGTATGGGGAGCGGTAGCCGGCACGGTTTTTTCCCTTCCGTTGTATTATTTCTTCGGACTGGATGGTATTGTGCCTTCTTTGGTATTGTATGCCGTTTCACTGTGGACCGCAACTTTTTTGTCACGGGATAAAGAGCCAATGCGCAGTGTGGAATCATTGTCATATAAAGAAACCTGGCAAAAAGGGCGTACAATGGCTTCTTTGGGAATATTTATGACTGTAAGTGGTTTTGTTACCACTTTATTTTCATATCTTTTTATTACTTATCTGAATTACCGGGGAGGAACGGCCGATGTCGGTTATTATCAGGCCGGATATACACTGGTCACCCGTTATGTGGGACTTATATTTACTGCGATGGGTATGGAATATTATCCCAGACTTTCTGCCGTGAGCGAAGATAAAGAGACGTTATCAAAATATGTTTCACAGCAGGCGGAAATATCTTTATTGATTTTAGCCCCGTTAGTTTGTATGTTTCTTATATGCCGGGAGTGGATCATACATTTGTTATATACATCGCAGTTCGTAATAATAGAAGGTTATCTTTCCTGGGCTATTTTAGGTACGTTATTTAAAGCTGTTTCGTGGTCTTTAGGTTTCATTTTATTGGCTAAAGGAGTCGGTAAATTGTTTTTAATAACCGAGATTTTATCTAATTTGACACTGTTTGCACTGAATCTTGGAGGATATCATTTCTTGGGACTTACGGGTATCGGTATTTCTTATATGGCGGGATATTTTATATATATGACAGGCATGTATATTCTTTGCCGCATGAAATATGGAATTCGTTTTAATAGATCATTCAGGTCTGTTTTTATAATCATATTGGTTCTGTGTCTGGGTACTTTTATATCCTATATGTTCAGATTAAACTGGTTAATGATGGGAATAACGATATTCGTATGTTTATATTCTATGATATATCTGAAGAAGAAAATTTTATAA